The Panicum hallii strain FIL2 chromosome 5, PHallii_v3.1, whole genome shotgun sequence genome contains the following window.
GCCTCCATTGACATGGACCTGTCCCAGATGAAAGGGTGGAGAATGCGAGGTTGGAAGAGAAGCGCGATGGTGAGCGAGCCCAGGAGGGTTGGGGCGGGAGACGGGGAGGGGGAAGGGGAAGCAGAAGCAGGTGAAGGTGACCTGAGCCTGAGCTGCTAATCTGCCATTGCCGAGGCTTCCCTGCTTCAGGAATTCGCTGCGCCTTGCGCCTCTCGTTCCTACTACCAGAGTCCGTCACCGTTCAAATAAAATCTTCGCCCAGATTGGGACGAGTGGATTCAGCGCTGCTTCCTCCCGGGTCGATCGCCGCTCCAGCCCCAAGAATGTCCTCGCGGTTGGAATAATCCAGTACAGAATTTCTGTGTTCAGACCCTGTACTTCTTGTCCGGATCATGACACTGTGCCTGCAGGTTTGCAGCGTCGCTATCCGAAAGTCCAGGGAGATTGCTATTTGCTAGCATGTAAGCGTGTAGACTCAATTGCTCAACAACATAAATGAGTTGAACAACCGGTTCCAGTTTGGTTGGAGCACCGTCTGCAACACAGAAGATGACCAATTACACCTGTCAACGTTAAACATTGTTTGTTGATGATTTCTGCTTTTCCTCAACGATTTTTACTTTGTGTTCTTCAATATGAACGGGCATTGATCCTTTTTTTTTCATATACAATTTAGGAATTTCAAGTTTACAAAAATAAATGAAGCCTAACCGTCAAAAAAACCGAGACCACCAAGAAAACATCAGGAAACCCTCCTGGTCCACCGTGGACCGGTTCCACCGGCCGTAGACGGACACGCCACGGCGAGGACGACGGCAGCGGTTTGGGGCCCCGTGCCGAGCACAACACACGGATCAAATAAACCGGGCCCAAATCCTCGCCGAAACGCCGAGGAAATTCCCCGCAAGGCAAATATAAACCCACTCCTCCCGTTCCTCCGActcctctcttcctcctccACCATCCCCCCGGTTCCCTCTACCAGCGCCTGCTCGTCTCGCCGCGACCCGCGGCGCCTTTCCCCCGCGCCGGAACCCTAGCGACCGCCAttgcccccgcgccgcgcgcccgaTGGACGGCGGGGGCTCCGGGGCGGCGCCGTACGCGGCGCGCACCGCGGAGGAGGTCTTCCGCGACTACCGCGCCCGTCGCGCCGGCATGATCAAGGCCCTCACCACCGGTACGCCTCCGCTCGCCCTAGATTGGGCTCCGGATTCCCGCGCGGCTGCGTGGATTCGTGGGATTGATGCGGTATTTTTCTCTTATTCTGTGCAGATGTGGACAAGTTCTTCAAGCTCTGCGACCCCGGTGAGTGCGCTCGATCTCTCCGGCTTCCTCCTCCGGGATGGGGATTCGTAGCCGAGGAGCTTTCTGTGGTTTTGCTGCTTGGGTGTGGTTGCTTTGGTGGGAGATTGGAAGCTAAATTTGGAGAAATTTTCCCTTTCTCTGTCTCCATCCTCACTCGCTCTATGTGCCTGGGATTCGAATTATTGTTGGTCTTGTAGCTTTCATTAATGCTGTGCTGGATTGTAGTtgttggattttggtgagagaTTAGGGACTGATATGGCAGTTTTATGGAGAAAAAAAAGATGTTTTTTGGTTGGTTGGAACTGTGGAACTACTGGTTGGCCTTCGTTTTCTGTTAGGTTGTTAGCACTATGTGTGTTGCGACCAATCCTATATTGGCAGCTCATAAGAACGATGCTGCAGAAAATTGCTAGAGATTTTAGGCTCGTTGTTGCCATTGGATTATCCACTAATTGTAGACCGTGTGCTTGGATTTCTATATGACCGCTTGCTATGGTGTGCTGTCTGTTGTTTCTTATACTACTCTGTAGTTGTTGGCCCAGTCAATTGGTGGAGTCAGTGACATAATTGGATAGGTATACTGAATCAGCATATCTTTTTTCCTTCAGTGCATTGATAGCACTGTACGACTGGCTGAAATACGTGGTTGCTTTCGCTGCTTGCTCTATTCATGTAATTATTGCGGGGTTTGGTTGCTTCTCATTATTAAATATTATGGCCTGGTCTGCAGTGTTTTCGGCTTGAGCCTTGCACCCTGGTGAACAGCAGTGCACAGTTAGTGTAGAACTACTACTAAGTTTTGAATGCTGCTGGATAATGCTATGCAGTATCTTGTTATGGGTACTAATTGCATTGGTTTTTGAACAGAAAAGGAGAACTTGTGCCTTTATGGGTATCCCAATGAGACGTGGGAGGTTACCTTGCCAGCTGAGGAAGTGCCCCCAGAGATCCCTGAGCCAGCATTAGGAATCAACTTTGCTAGGGATGGCATGAATGAGAAGGACTGGCTGGCGCTAGTTGCAGTTCACAGCGATTCCTGGTTACTGTCTGTTGCATTCTACTTTGGTGCCCGGTTTGGGTTTGACAAAGAAGCTAGGTAATTTTCTGCTATGATTGAACTATGCTGTTTAATCAATTTGTCTGGCCCTTTCTTCACAAACATGTTTTTATTTCAATTTGGTGTACCAGAAAGTATGGATGCACCTTACGGATTTGCTAACTTTTCATTTTCAAGATGCACCTGTTAATTCGTTTAATATGGAAATGGTATCCACCTAAGTTTGGGAGTGAATTTTTTTACTCAATATTTGGCCAGTTCCTTGTTGCTTCCACACGATAGTTTCTACATTCAGAATTCTGAACAGTGTGAACAATATTTGTTGAATGTTGGGATCCTGTTCGTATTTGCTTGTGCTGAATGCATAAAGAAACGGGATTGCATTTGTGTGGCAAGTCCTAGGGCAAGTGAAGAAAATGGGATTCTTAAATGACTTATGTTCTTAGCTTTGTCCTTTTCTTTTGGCTCAGTTGTGATGCTCATTTTACAATTCCCCCTTTTCAATTAGGATTTAGGATTTGAATTTCTCAGCTGTAATGTGGATAGGAGTGACTGAGACTTTTGAAATACCATTCACTTTAAAAGATGCATTTTATTATGTCTTGTGCCATACAGTATGGGTTTTATGTGCAATCATATCACCTTTTCGTGGATACCAAATAGGATATTTTAGTGTAATTCTGCCACCACTTTTTCCCTGCCGATTACTGGATAAATCTTGTAATATAGATTGCTTAGCAATGTGTACCTTCTGTGTTGTTAAACCTATATTCAGTTATTTCTTTCATGAATAATGCAAGACCATTGATGTTTAGAAGGGTAAATATATGCATTACTGAGAGCACCCATATAGCAGAATTTGTGCTTTAACGGCTCTTCCTAATGTCATAAACATCATATATTTACGACATTGCATTACTACCATAGAATGTATGTCAACTTTATTTTACTGTCTATCACGTGTTGAAAGGAGAAAAATGCTACAAATGACAAAGTGAATGGATATGTTGAATGTCTGCAGGGATGAATTATGCTAATGTTGATTCACATGCTATTAATGCTAGGCATAGTTCAGTTAACCACTTAACCACACTGAATTCAGTATTTCATGAAATTCCATTATAACCTTTTAGATCTCATCCTTGTCATATATATTGAACCCTTTACTTTTTTTCCGGACTTGTGATATCGGTATTTAGTAGTTACTACCCTGGTAAACCAACTATAGGCATGCACCTCCACATTGCTGTTTGAGAGATGGAACCATTTGTTAAATGGTTTTGTTACACTCAAGAGTGAATGCTACTGTATTTTTGCTCATTTTGTAAGAAAATGATGTCATCTGGGCATGACAGGTGTACATTTAAAAATACCCAaaaatatattttgcaaaactaaACTGTGGAACTATGCACCAGGCATAGAAACTGACAATGTATTGTAAGGTGTGTATCATGTAGTTACAGAATTATTGTAGTTGATTGGACAAATATTCCTGTTTAGAACCCCAGAAATGTTAGCTCATCTAGATTCTAGAGTTATCAATGTCTGAGTGTATGGTTAAGGATTAGGTATTGAAATGACTGGATCTTTTAACCATTTTCCCCCTCCGAATAGTAAATATTACCATTCATTGCACTTCATTTGTTCTCTCATCTTCATTCATGAAGGATTCACTCCAACTAACTTGTCTCCTATTGCGTTCAGATCTCAAATAGTGTGAGTTTGAGGATAGCAATATTAGTTATAAATCTGGTCACATGACTACGGCAGAACAATAAGACACAAAAGAGGGAGTATCCTAATTGTCAGAAATCAGCTATAATTTCATACAGTGGTCGCACGTGAAATTTGCTAGAGTATGATTGCAAAATCGACCTACATGATGTCAGTATGGTTTATAAGATCTTTTCTTTGCTGCTGTTGGAGAATCAGGATCAAAAACATACTTTGCAATGGCTCTTTGCGGACGAAACTCTATTGGACCCTTGGCATATTAGAAGTTTTATGCGGCTGTTTATTAATAGGTGGTTGTGCCTGTCTACCTTCCAAAGTGCATTTCTTATGATCCTTGATTGTTCTTATGCAGGAGGCGACTCTTTAGCATGATAAACAACATGCCTACAATATTTGAGGTAGTGACAGGATCGGCCAAGAAGCAGACAAAGGAGAAGACGCTTAACAGTAGCAGCAAGAGCAACAAGCCTAGTTCAAAAGTGGTAAATGCCGAGCCCTTTTCTGTTGCCATCCAGCCTTAATTCTTGCTGCTAACACGACTGGTATTTTCAGCAGTCAAGAGCTGAGTCTCGTTCAAAGGCCAAGGTCCCCAAAGATGAAGAAGAGAGTGGCGATGATGATGGGGATGAGGAGGCAGAAGAGCACGACAACACCCTGTGTGGAACTTGCGGAACCAACGATGGCAAGGACCAGTTCTGGATCTGCTGTGATAACTGCGAGAAGTGGTACCATGGCAAGTGCGTCAAGATCACGCCTGCCCGAGCTGAGCATATCAAGCAGTACAAGTGCCCGGATTGCACCAACAAGAGGGCGAGGGCGTGAGTAACCGAGCAGCAAGCATCGGCGGACTTGTTTGGAGGAAATCATCTCCTGGCGCAGAGATCATCCCTAGATATGGTGTAGTTTCCCTAGCCTGTAAACCCGTGTTTCTATTTATGGCTATATCTGTTGATTAGTTGTTCCGACCCTAGCTGTGTGTCTAAAACGTGGCAtgtttcttgtgttgagttgttGACTTGAGCCTTTCTCTAGTATGTAAACGTTGTCACTGAAGCTACCTCTCAACTGACCATTTCTTCATTATTGGTGCCGTGCACTTGGTAGCACTGAGTAGTGACTAGTGACTGTAGTCTCTGTTCCCAGTTCCCAGCACATCTGCTTGTGCGTGGCCAGGATTTGTACCGGGGGTTCTGAATTGCAGAAATCTGTATCTTACTGTGCAAGTATGTTGGTACATGAATTGTCAAAAGCATTCACGTGGGTCGAATATGATTTCCTGAAATCTGGTTTTCTCTATGCTTGCTTCTGCAGAACATTTGCTCTCTGCGGTAAGAAGTGCTCCGTGTTCTGTGGGCACGCGCCGCCGAACCGCTAGTTGAGCTCGCCAGCATCGCTCGCCGGCCGCGGGCGGTAGATGTTGCAGCTCCGGGTCGCATGCAGGGTCCCGTCCAAGCTGTGCAGCGCCACGCCCGTCACCGCGACGAGGTGCATGGCGCGCCCAGCTCGTAAAGCCTCCCGCACAAACGCGAGAAGATGCAGTGGTCTGCCAAATCATAGACCAgcaaaaaataaaagaaaagacaTGCACCATCTGCAGTCTGCACCAGGCCTGGTCGGTATTTGGCTTACAGGCCAACTCAAAAACATAAACTTGTCGCATTAATTTCTATCTCGAGAGATCATGCAAGAGCTTAAAATTTTTGTAGGATGATGCGTCGATCTATTACCTCGCTCCCTGAATTTTCCCTGGATTGTTTTTTGGACACGTGGAGCCGCAATTCGGGATCTTTCACGAGGGCGGGCCTGGtcggtatttcatttaccgaCCACCCCAAGCATAAAATTACCATTTTCTTTCTCCTCCTACGGATCGTGTTAGAGTCTAAAATTTTACATGACGATGCTGAAGTACTTTCCCCATCCACATGATTTTATCTGCGATTTTTAAGCACATATAACATCCGCAATCGGGAACTTTTTCAGAATTGCAGACCCGGACGGTATTTGAAGTACCGACCACCCCAAGCATAAGATTGCCTTTTTCCCCCTATTCCTACGGATCGAGTTAGAGTCTGAAATTTTACAGGATGACGCGAGATTATAGCCCCCATCCACATGAATTTATCTGGGCTTTTTGTCAGGGTTGCAGACCCGGTCGGTATTTGAGGATACCGTCGAGCTCGAGCGCACGCGTTGCTGCCGATGCTGCCTCTGGGGATGGAGGTGGCCGCCAGGTGGACGGGTCCCGAGTCCCGAAGCCCCGAACAGCGTGCTGCGTGCGCGCGGGTAAGGCCGTGAGGTGAACTCGTGGCGCGCCGGCGCGCCCGCCCGGCCCTGTGGAGCGGTGTCGCGAATGCGGAGGCGCCAGCGCCATGGCGATGGGCGCACGCGCCAGCCGTCGGAGCGTTCTACCCGCCGGCCTGGCGCAAGGCAGCGCAAGCTTCGCGGTCACCGCTGACCCTTGCCGCGAAATTATCACTCGTGCTCGGTGCTCCGATCACACGAACCAGCAGGTCCGTTCGCCCTACACTAATGTCGCGCAAGTAACGTAATCCCGGCGCAGGCGCGAGCGGCTAATCGGACCCCAACAAAGAAATGACCAGCGCCGATTATCGGGGCACGGTCGCCGGTCATGCTCTGCCAGTTGCGGCCGCGACCCTTGCATGCGCGCACGGGCGTCCGGCGTTCCCCGTTCCTGGGAACCCGCCTCGCCACAAAGACCTTCACCGTCCCGGCGCACTTGCCGGTGGGCACTGGCACCACCGGCAGCAACAGGCTCCGGCATCCACGCGCAGACGCGCTGCATCTTTctatttttcttcttcctttttttttaattttggaGAGGATTGCGCTAAATGTTGTGCACGCGATTTTTCCCGACCAATAATCCACAGCACAAAAATCTACCGAGATCTGTCCCACGGGCCGTGGCCCATGTGCCGCCGACGGAAACGGACGGCCCAAGACATCTAGGCCTCCTCGTTCGTTCGGGCCGAGCCCATCAAAATCGCGTCCAACCACGCGATCTGGTAGGTGTCCTCTCCCTCCCATCCTGGCTGGCACCTCCGGTGCGACGCTccgcccaccgccgcccgcccccctgcTGAAATGGCTCGAGCGCTGCTCCTGCGAGTAGCCCGCTACCCGCCCCTCCCGACCCCACCCCCGCTCTCCCACTCCCAGCCGCGGCTCCTGCCGCTTCCGCCGCTCCGCCGACACGCGCCCTCCCCGCACCGCTTCGTTCCCCTCGCCCTCCCCGCCTCGTCCGTGTCCACCAGCTCGGATGCTCCCagcgacggcgggggcggccgcaAGGGGGGAGAGGATGACGCGGGGACCGGGACCGGCGGCTGCGTCGACTACTTGGGGATGAGCGACGAGGAGCTCATGGAGCAGTGCGAGATGGGCACGTTCAAGGCGTCCGGCCCCGGCGGCCAGCACCGCAACAAGCGTGAGTCCGCCGTCCGCCTGAAACACCGCCCCACCGGCATCATCGCCCAGGTCGGAAACTTTTTGCTGATTTAGCTACGGTTTCTCAATCCAGTTGCATCGTGCTAAACCATCTTAAATAAATGGGCATTCCGTACAGTACTTCctatgttccaagagtttgaaTGATACGGAGTTGGTTGGATCAATGCAATCACTAACCAATTGAACTTTTGATAAACCTTGTTTTTCCCTCGTCAAGCTGTGTCATGTTTTATCATGAGGTAGTGCAATAGAACTAGTTCTTCCTTTTTGCGTGATAATTCATTTTCAGCGTGATTCCCCACAGGCTGTGGAGGATCGGTCACAACATATGAACCGGGCATCAGCTTTGTCTCGGCTTCGAACCCTCATTGCTCTTAAAGGTAAATCTGCTGTACTTCAAGTTATGCTTTTGTTTCAGACAACAAGTGTTTATTACTAGTTCAAGCAATTCAAGAATTATCTTAGATTTGCCTGCAACTTAAAAACACTTTGTCAAATATATTTCGTGAGCTGAAAACCTGTCCATCATAGCCCTGCTTCGAAATTCCAATAACTTTTTTGAAAAGCCGAAATTCCAATAACTAAGTGGTGTTTAAGGCAATTCACTTCCATTTTCCAGTTCTCATGCCACCTGATGGCCACAAAACCCCATCATCATTAACAACTTGGTTCTACCAGTTAGGAGGCCGATAAACCTTGAGGACTACACTCCACCAGTTGAGCTTCTTCAGATATTGCCCCTGAAGTCCACTGTTCGAGGAAAAGATGTTGGCCCACAAATTGGTCCAAATAACTCAAAATTTTCTCCAGTATGCTTCTGTTCTTACGTTAACAGGCCTAATGCATATGTTTTGTTGTCCCCGGTATTGCATATTAAAACACCTCCCGGTGTGCTTCATTTTCGACTGGACAGGGAATGCAAGCTTTATTAGATCTGCTGTTTGCTGTTGAAGGTTCTGTTTCAGATGCAGCAAAGCTTTTAGGGTAATGCATCACTTTCATATTCTACAGTTGCAAACAGATGCTGGATGCCAGCATTTATAGTCGCTATAGTTTTACATTGAAGCCACCTCATAGATATTCCGGTGAACTATTGACTGCAATGCAGCCTAAGCACTGGTGCTTTGTCAAGATTGATCCTGTCAGATGATTCTCTCCGAACAGCTGCAAATGAACTGCGAGCTTTGAAGGTAACCCTGTAAATATGTGGCCATAAATGTCTGTTCATTGATTAGAGAATATCACAGCACATTCCAAACATTAGGCTCTAGAATCTGGAGTCCCAGCAATAGGTGACCATGCACATAGTGACCTAGGTTAACAATATAAGATGTTACCACGAGCTCCTTGTCTAAACAGACCCCTGGTGAGTGGTAATAGCCAGGTCCATTACATGCTTTTATACTTTACAGTACTTTGACAAAGCAATTTCAAGCACATCAAATGGCTAATAATTTCACCTCAATGTGACACTCTTTGATTCCCACATGAGCACTTTACATGCAAGTACGATGTACAAGCACCATCTACCCATATCCAGGACAAGTCACCCAATTTTTAGAACTATAAGAAGAGTATATGGGTTGGAATTATCAGAGTATGTTTACTAAAACATAGGCCAATTTGTTTTATCACGTCCTTAAAGTTTTCACTATTGACCAAAGTTCATAGATTACTCATTTCACTAATTTACTGCACATGATAATCCTTTTCTAAAAATATCAGTATGACTGTTCTCTCTCTGCAGGGACTGAAGCCTCTAAGATGAATTCTGTGTTATTGTCACCTTCAAACGCACCATAGCCCAAGTGCCAAATTGCACAGAAGTCAGGAGCCATGATTTCAAGGGAAACCTTCGGGCCCTATACTCATTGTGTTGGTTCAAGGAATATCAAATGTCAGTTAAGATTACCCCAAACATGGTCATTAGGAATCTTGTATCTCTTCGGAATGTCCCCGTTCTGTATTACATATATCTCAATGTTCTCCAACGCCACTGTACTACCTTTTTGGATGAATCTCCATGTTAACCACTAAGTCTTACTAGTCGCCAGCAAAAGGTTGTTGAAATGGATGCACTGAATTGCATATTGGATCAGCTGTAACTACTGATGGGCTTATAACATATCATCGTTTGATAATGTTTATAACAAAATGAAGCTCTTACACTTACTAGTCGCCAACAATTCTTTTTTTTAAACATATCATCGTTTGATAATGCTTATAACAAAATGAAGCTCTTACACTTAAATGCATAATGGACTTATTTTTAAGTTCTATGTCATTGCGTGAAAACTAAAATAGTAATAGGAGCTCCATTTGTTCTGCCAAAGTATGAATTCAGCAGAAAACCTTGCTATTTTTTCACTGATATACAAAGAATGTTTACAGAGAGGTCAGCTATCTCGTGTACGAGCTCCATACTTATTTTCTGGTTTTCAGAATTGAGGAGGTGCTGGTGAATGCCGTgccacaaaaattcaaaatcACATTTGTCTGTACAACCAGGCAAACAGTTAGTTTTGCCTATCATTTCTCATTCATCAGGCGCTCAGCCAGAAGCATGTCATCAGGAGTGGTCACCTGCAATAAATTCACATGTTGAGAGTTATGTCTTCAGATTAAGCGGTTCAGGACGTTATAGCTCAAACGTTATTCAGGAATACCTTAATGTTTGTGTACGAGCCTTCCGTGATATAGACTGGGTGTTTGAGATATTCCACTATAGATACGTCATCAGTGACTTCAAGGCCATCCCTGCGATGGCAAAATCAAGTCAGCAGAGAGCTTAGAAGCAGTATATCTGTTATTTTGATTTGGCAAGAAGTAAGAAGTAAGGCTAACCGTCTAACAAGTTCAAAACCATCTTTGAGTAAATTGGGCTTCATAACCTACAATAGAAAACATGCTCTTGTAATGTTGCAGTTTCtccaaaaataaaaaaaaagtaaGGGGGGAAACGTTCTTGAGTGCAGGaacaaggaaaaaaaaaagaaacataaAATGCATACCAGAATTAATAATATGAATACCTGTGGAGTTTGCATTTCCCAGAGAGTCTTCCGGTCAAGGGTTTTTACGACAAAAGAATCGCTATTGGCCTGAAGGGAATATGGGTGGAAAGGAATGTTATATACCCCCATCAAGAATGCTATATGAAGTTGGCCAATGCTATTTGTAAGATCAAATTGAATCATCTAGATGATATAAACAATCACCTCCTTTATTGTTGCTTTCACAGGCACACCAAGAACAGCTGCTCCATGCACAGCAGCATCTTCTAAGACCTAATcagtaaaatcaaaataaatattattGCTTGAACAAACTGTGAAGCAATTACAGCTATCTGTTTTCCCCCTTAGAAAGCACAAGACAACCTGCCGCTTCCAAGAGATACAATTCCTCTAAATGTAACAAAGCAGCAGAattaaaataagaaaaatgtgAACTGCTCTCAGGGCTAGCACAAAAATATTGAATCTGGATCAGGTATTTGGCAATAAATTCCAAGCAGCCAAACATTTTGTAAATCTGAATATAAGTTGCAACTTGCAGGGGAAGGGCTATCTGCGGGCTCATGGATGGGAAAGATATGTCTCAGTACTTCCAAAGAAAGAACAAGCTAAAGCAAACTTTTTTTTCCTCGAATACGCAAGAGAACTGTGTATCATTGCATTAAGAAGAAGAGCAAAACATTTAGAAGACACCACACACCCACTCCACACCAGAACCTATGACATTCGCGCCAGGGAAAAAAAGACTGAACACCCTCAGACCAAAACACTACCAAACAAACATACTATGATGTGACTAATGGTGGATCATGGACAATAAGACTAACCTTTTTTACATCTTCAGAAGAAACTAAGGGCCTTGCAGAATCATGGACACAAACAAGTTCCGAGTCCCCATCAGTTTCCTGTGAACAAACGATACACAAAATCCCTATGATATTTAAGCACAGGAAGCAATATACATGTGGATCATCACTGACCTGAAGTCCATTAAAAACAGAGTCCTGTCTCTCTTTTCCTGGGCATGCAAATTTAAGAGGTATTTGCAAGGTTTCAATAGAGCCTGTGGAAGTGGATGAAGATTTTTTGACAACTTCAGATAAATGCGTAGCTAAGCCAAGGAAAATAGAATGGGTGTGGACAATTTTACAACCTTCAAATACATCACGGTAGTCTGGGTCACACACTACCACGACCTCTTTGACTTCCTTCAGTTGACAGAATGTTTTTAAACTGTGGATAAAATGTAAAGATTCTTGAGTCCACATCACCTTGTCAACTTGAGAAATTTGAAAA
Protein-coding sequences here:
- the LOC112893907 gene encoding PHD finger protein ALFIN-LIKE 6 isoform X2, translating into MDGGGSGAAPYAARTAEEVFRDYRARRAGMIKALTTDVDKFFKLCDPEKENLCLYGYPNETWEVTLPAEEVPPEIPEPALGINFARDGMNEKDWLALVAVHSDSWLLSVAFYFGARFGFDKEARRRLFSMINNMPTIFEVVTGSAKKQTKEKTLNSSSKSNKPSSKVSRAESRSKAKVPKDEEESGDDDGDEEAEEHDNTLCGTCGTNDGKDQFWICCDNCEKWYHGKCVKITPARAEHIKQYKCPDCTNKRARA
- the LOC112893907 gene encoding PHD finger protein ALFIN-LIKE 6 isoform X1, which produces MDGGGSGAAPYAARTAEEVFRDYRARRAGMIKALTTDVDKFFKLCDPEKENLCLYGYPNETWEVTLPAEEVPPEIPEPALGINFARDGMNEKDWLALVAVHSDSWLLSVAFYFGARFGFDKEARRRLFSMINNMPTIFEVVTGSAKKQTKEKTLNSSSKSNKPSSKVQSRAESRSKAKVPKDEEESGDDDGDEEAEEHDNTLCGTCGTNDGKDQFWICCDNCEKWYHGKCVKITPARAEHIKQYKCPDCTNKRARA
- the LOC112893056 gene encoding uncharacterized protein LOC112893056 isoform X2 is translated as MARALLLRVARYPPLPTPPPLSHSQPRLLPLPPLRRHAPSPHRFVPLALPASSVSTSSDAPSDGGGGRKGGEDDAGTGTGGCVDYLGMSDEELMEQCEMGTFKASGPGGQHRNKRESAVRLKHRPTGIIAQAVEDRSQHMNRASALSRLRTLIALKVRRPINLEDYTPPVELLQILPLKSTVRGKDVGPQIGPNNSKFSPGMQALLDLLFAVEGSVSDAAKLLGYSGELLTAMQPKHWCFVKIDPVR
- the LOC112893055 gene encoding 2-C-methyl-D-erythritol 4-phosphate cytidylyltransferase, chloroplastic; the encoded protein is MELRLCLRLNAPLPPAATPPFPAHAVLPASRRLRTGGSYGVALSALRRHTRRSNPAIRAAIADGEQGVAVKERSVSVILLSGGQGKRMGASMPKQYLPLLGLPIALHSLKTFCQLKEVKEVVVVCDPDYRDVFEGSIETLQIPLKFACPGKERQDSVFNGLQETDGDSELVCVHDSARPLVSSEDVKKVLEDAAVHGAAVLGVPVKATIKEANSDSFVVKTLDRKTLWEMQTPQVMKPNLLKDGFELVRRDGLEVTDDVSIVEYLKHPVYITEGSYTNIKVTTPDDMLLAERLMNEK
- the LOC112893056 gene encoding uncharacterized protein LOC112893056 isoform X1, which translates into the protein MARALLLRVARYPPLPTPPPLSHSQPRLLPLPPLRRHAPSPHRFVPLALPASSVSTSSDAPSDGGGGRKGGEDDAGTGTGGCVDYLGMSDEELMEQCEMGTFKASGPGGQHRNKRESAVRLKHRPTGIIAQAVEDRSQHMNRASALSRLRTLIALKVRRPINLEDYTPPVELLQILPLKSTVRGKDVGPQIGPNNSKFSPGMQALLDLLFAVEGSVSDAAKLLGLSTGALSRLILSDDSLRTAANELRALKGLKPLR